From Aquila chrysaetos chrysaetos chromosome 3, bAquChr1.4, whole genome shotgun sequence, the proteins below share one genomic window:
- the NOD1 gene encoding nucleotide-binding oligomerization domain-containing protein 1 isoform X4, producing MEGQLCANLEISVEKPPGASPPSFIALLKVYRELLVSRIRNTQCLIDNLIKNDYFSTEDAEIVIQFPTQADKVRKILDLVQSKGEEVSEYFIHVLQKVTDAYYELQPWLDEIGYKPSENICSKPVVNTDPVSRYCQKLRYELGRDSKFVMSYAQREEMLLEEIYSDNIMELVSFTNESLGKVCQLEALFDDAVGLINEDGETIYVFGDAGIGKSILLQKIQSLWARKELEIGAKFFFRFRCRMFSCFKEDEAICLKDLLFKYNCYPDQDPAEVFHHILQFPHTVLFTFDGFDEIYSNFDLSSVPEMCSPNEPIHPLVLLVSLLRGKLLKGSKKILTARTGTEIQRNIIRKKVLLRGFSSNNLKEYTATFFKDEGQRTLVLNQLEANPNLCSLCSVPLFCWIIFKCYEHFHSMFDSHELPDCSVTLTDVFLLMIEVHLNRSLKTSLLKNNTRSQAEMFKSRKETLLALGKMAYKGMENSFFIFEQEEVSSVNISEGDLQLGFLRTVKGYSGCDNQCTYEFLHLTLQSFFTALFLVMEEKVGAKDLLQFFNECSSTETAQPTCLRIPWLKKQLAGKDPFRNKEHFHFTNLFLCGLLSRSKQKLFRHLVLPAVIKKKRKTLITYLGESMKSHLKGVTRSRLPNYNQVQVQPNFVWMLRCLYETQSEKVGKLAAKRMHANYIKLTYCNAYSADCSAISFVVHHFQKRLALDLDNNNINDYGVKQLLPCFSKLAVIRLSVNQVTDHGVKILYEELSKYQIVTFLGLYNNQITDVGAKYVAKLIEECSSLEYVKIGANKITSEGGKCLAQAIQKSKTMFEIGLTKNELDDEAAMSFAEMLKVNKKLVHLWLIQNQITAKGVKYLSEALKENTAIKEVCLNGNLISQEEAKAFENEERIICF from the exons ATGGAAGGCCAACTTTGTGCTAACTTGGAGATTTCCGTGGAAAAACCTCCAGGAGCAAGTCCTCCGTCCTTCATTGCTTTGCTGAAGGTATATCGAGAACTTCTGGTCAGTAGAATCCGAAACACACAGTGTTTGATTGACAACTTGATTAAGAATGACTACTTCTCCACTGAAGATGCAGAGATTGTTATCCAATTTCCAACTCAAGCAGATAAg GTTCGCAAAATTCTAGACTTGGTTCAAAGCAAGGGAGAAGAGGTTTCAGAATATTTCATCCATGTCCTGCAGAAAGTCACTGATGCTTACTATGAACTTCAGCCTTGGCTGGATGAAATAGGTTACAAGCCTTCAGAGAATATTTGTAGTAAACCTGTGGTAAATACAGATCCAG TTAGCAGGTATTGCCAGAAACTCAGATATGAACTGGGACGGGACTCCAAGTTTGTTATGTCATACGCTCAGAGGGAAGAGATGCTGCTTGAAGAAATCTACTCCGACAATATTATGGAGCTGGTCAGTTTTACCAATGAGAGTCTAGGCAAAGTGTGTCAGTTAGAAGCCCTTTTTGATGATGCAGTTGGGCTAATTAATGAAGATGGAGAGACTATTTATGTCTTTGGTGATGCAGGAATTGGAAAATCCATCTTGCTGCAAAAGATACAAAGCCTTTGGGCCAGAAAAGAATTGGAGATAGGGGCCAAATTTTTCTTCCGTTTCCGATGTAGGATGTTTAGTTGCTTTAAGGAAGATGAAGCCATATGTTTGAAAGACCTACTCTTCAAATATAATTGCTACCCAGACCAGGACCctgcagaggtgttccatcACATCTTGCAATTCCCTCATACAGTTCTTTTCACATTTGATGGCTTCGATGAGATCTATTCCAACTTTGATCTCAGTAGTGTGCCTGAGATGTGTTCACCCAATGAACCCATCCACcccctggtgctgctggtaAGCCTTCTCAGAGGAAAGCTTCTTAAGGGATCCAAGAAAATTCTTACAGCGAGGACAGGGACTGAGATCCAAAGAAACATCATTAGAAAGAAAGTGTTGCTCCGTGGTTTCTCCAGCAATAACCTGAAGGAATACACTGctacatttttcaaagatgagGGGCAACGAACACTGGTATTGAACCAGTTGGAAGCTAACCCCAATCTCTGCAGTTTGTGTTCAGTGCCTTTATTCTGCTGGATTATCTTTAAATGCTATGAACACTTCCATTCCATGTTTGACAGCCACGAGCTTCCAGACTGTTCTGTTACATTGACAGATGTATTTTTGCTCATGATTGAAGTCCATCTGAACCGATCTCTGAAAACAAGTTTGCTGAAGAACAACACCAGGAGCCAAGCAGAGATGTTCAAATCAAGAAAGGAAACTCTTCTAGCTTTGGGTAAAATGGCATACAAAGGGATGGAGAACTCTTTCTTTATCTTCGAGCAGGAGGAGGTCTCATCAGTAAACATCTCTGAAGGAGATTTGCAATTGGGCTTTCTCAGGACAGTTAAAGGTTACAGTGGCTGTGACAATCAGTGCACTTATGAGTTCTTGCACTTAACCCTTCAGtcttttttcacagctttgttCCTGGTTATGGAAGAGAAAGTGGGTGCAAAGgatttacttcagttttttaatgaatgttctTCCACTGAGACTGCCCAGCCTACTTGCCTTCGTATTCCTTGGTTGAAGAAACAACTAGCAGGGAAGGATCCTTTCCGAAATAAGGAACACTTTCATTTTACCAACCTGTTTCTTTGTGGTCTGCTTTCTAGATCCAAGCAGAAACTCTTTAGACATTTAGTTTTGCCTGCAGTTAttaagaagaagagaaagacacTCATCACGTACCTTGGGGAGAGCATGAAATCCCACCTGAAAGGTGTCACTCGGTCCAGGCTTCCAAACTACAATCAGGTCCAGGTCCAGCCCAACTTTGTTTGGATGCTGAGGTGCCTTTACGAGACTCAGAGTGAGAAAGTGGGGAAGTTGGCTGCCAAACGCATGCACGCCAATTACATCAAGCTCACATACTGCAATGCCTACTCTGCTGACTGCAGTGCTATTTCCTTTGTTGTGCATCACTTTCAAAAGCGCCTGGCTCTGGATTTGGACAACAACAACATCAATGACTATGGAGTAAAACAGCTGCTACCTTGCTTCAGCAAGCTTGCAGTGATCAG GCTCAGTGTAAATCAGGTCACAGATCATGGAGTAAAGATCTTGTATGAAGAACTCTCCAAGTACCAAATTGTGACTTTCTTAGG cttGTACAACAATCAAATCACTGATGTCGGAGCCAAATATGTTGCAAAACTAATTGAAGAGTGTTCAAGCCTTGAATACGTTAA AATAGGAGCAAACAAAATAACTAGTGAAGGAGGGAAGTGCCTTGCCCAAGCCATCCAGAAGAGCAAGACAATGTTTGAAATTGG
- the GGCT gene encoding gamma-glutamylcyclotransferase isoform X1 yields MEPAGGCFLYYAYGSNLLRERLLLSNPSAALCALARLQDFKLEFGHHQGRTSSVWHGGTATIVESPGDEVWGIVWKMNTSNLSSLDKQEGVEDGIYVPIEVNVHTQAGKVLTCRSYQMKDYVCGPPSPQYKRVICMGAKQNCLPADYQKKLEAIETNNYAGPVAIMEEIEAAIKAKKINSA; encoded by the exons ATGGAGCCGGCCGGCGGCTGCTTCCTGTACTACGCGTACGGCAGCAACCTGCTGCGGGAgcggctgctgctgagcaacCCCTCGGCGGCGCTCTGCGCCCTGGCACGCCTGCAG GATTTTAAGCTCGAGTTTGGCCATCATCAAGGCAGGACAAGTTCTGTCTGGCATGGAGGTACAGCTACCATTGTTGAGAGCCCTGGAGACGAAGTGTGGGGAATAGTGTGGAAAATGAACACTAGCAATTTAAGTTCACTGGATAA GCAAGAGGGAGTTGAAGATGGCATTTATGTCCCAATAGAAGTTAATGTCCACACTCAAGCAGGAAAGGTACTGACCTGTCGAAGCTACCAGATGAAGGACTATGTCTGTGGTCCCCCTTCTCCTCAGTATAAAAGG GTTATCTGCATGGGTGCAAAACAGAATTGCTTGCCAGCTGACTATCAGAAGAAATTAGAAGCTATTGAAACTAATAACTATGCAGGGCCGGTGGCAATCATGGAAGAGATTGAAGCTGCTATTAAAGCAAAGAAGATAAATTCTGCATAG
- the GGCT gene encoding gamma-glutamylcyclotransferase isoform X2, producing MEPAGGCFLYYAYGSNLLRERLLLSNPSAALCALARLQDFKLEFGHHQGRTSSVWHGGTATIVESPGDEVWGIVWKMNTSNLSSLDKQEGVEDGIYVPIEVNVHTQAGKVLTCRSYQMKDYVCGPPSPQYKRIHHQYITGLPATLQSTAGFPLDGWLSAWVQNRIACQLTIRRN from the exons ATGGAGCCGGCCGGCGGCTGCTTCCTGTACTACGCGTACGGCAGCAACCTGCTGCGGGAgcggctgctgctgagcaacCCCTCGGCGGCGCTCTGCGCCCTGGCACGCCTGCAG GATTTTAAGCTCGAGTTTGGCCATCATCAAGGCAGGACAAGTTCTGTCTGGCATGGAGGTACAGCTACCATTGTTGAGAGCCCTGGAGACGAAGTGTGGGGAATAGTGTGGAAAATGAACACTAGCAATTTAAGTTCACTGGATAA GCAAGAGGGAGTTGAAGATGGCATTTATGTCCCAATAGAAGTTAATGTCCACACTCAAGCAGGAAAGGTACTGACCTGTCGAAGCTACCAGATGAAGGACTATGTCTGTGGTCCCCCTTCTCCTCAGTATAAAAGG ATACATCATCAGTACATCACAGGACTTCCAGCAACATTGCAGAGCACTGCAGGGTTCCCACTTGATGGCTG GTTATCTGCATGGGTGCAAAACAGAATTGCTTGCCAGCTGACTATCAGAAGAAATTAG
- the GGCT gene encoding gamma-glutamylcyclotransferase isoform X3 — MEPAGGCFLYYAYGSNLLRERLLLSNPSAALCALARLQDFKLEFGHHQGRTSSVWHGGTATIVESPGDEVWGIVWKMNTSNLSSLDKQEGVEDGIYVPIEVNVHTQAGKVLTCRSYQMKDYVCGPPSPQYKRESTCLLLPDTSSVHHRTSSNIAEHCRVPT, encoded by the exons ATGGAGCCGGCCGGCGGCTGCTTCCTGTACTACGCGTACGGCAGCAACCTGCTGCGGGAgcggctgctgctgagcaacCCCTCGGCGGCGCTCTGCGCCCTGGCACGCCTGCAG GATTTTAAGCTCGAGTTTGGCCATCATCAAGGCAGGACAAGTTCTGTCTGGCATGGAGGTACAGCTACCATTGTTGAGAGCCCTGGAGACGAAGTGTGGGGAATAGTGTGGAAAATGAACACTAGCAATTTAAGTTCACTGGATAA GCAAGAGGGAGTTGAAGATGGCATTTATGTCCCAATAGAAGTTAATGTCCACACTCAAGCAGGAAAGGTACTGACCTGTCGAAGCTACCAGATGAAGGACTATGTCTGTGGTCCCCCTTCTCCTCAGTATAAAAGG GAGTCCACCTGCCTTCTTTTACCAGATACATCATCAGTACATCACAGGACTTCCAGCAACATTGCAGAGCACTGCAGGGTTCCCACTTGA